The Tamandua tetradactyla isolate mTamTet1 chromosome 8, mTamTet1.pri, whole genome shotgun sequence genome includes a window with the following:
- the LOC143643583 gene encoding olfactory receptor 52N1, with protein MPFLNATSQTPASFILNGIPGLEEVHLWISFPLCTMYSIAITGNFGLMFLIYSEESFHRPMYIFLALLSFTDVLMCTSTLPNTLCILWFNLKEIDFNACLTQMFFVHTFTGMESGVLMLMALHRYVAICQPLRYVTILTNSVIAKAGLLTFLRGVMLVIPFTFLTKHLPYCRGNVIPHTYCDHMSVAKISCGNVKVNAVYGLVVALLIGGFDIVCITISYTMILQAVVSLSSADARQKAFSTCTAHICAIVITYVPAFFTFFTHRYGGHTIPPHVHIIMANLYLLMPPTMNPIVYGVKTKQIRECVIKLLLKGKDASSHNI; from the coding sequence ATGCCATTTCTAAATGCTACCAGCCAAACACCAGCTTCATTCATCCTAAATGGCATCCCTGGGCTGGAAGAAGTGCATTTATGGATCTCCTTTCCTCTATGTACCATGTACAGCATTGCCATTACAGGGAACTTTGGCCTTATGTTCCTCATCTACTCTGAAGAGTCCTTCCACAGACCTATGTACATCTTCCTAGCCCTTCTCTCCTTCACAGATGTGCTCATGTGCACGAGCACTCTTCCCAATACCCTCTGCATATTGTGGTTCAACCTCAAGGAGATTGACTTTAATGCATGCCTGACCCAGATGTTTTTTGTCCACACCTTCACAGGGATGGAGTCTGGGGTGCTCATGCTCATGGCTCTGCACCGTTATGTAGCCATCTGCCAGCCCCTGCGCTATGTCACTATCCTCACTAATTCAGTTATTGCCAAGGCTGGGCTCCTCACTTTTCTTAGAGGTGTGATGCTTGTTATCCCTTTCACTTTTCTCACCAAGCACCTGCCGTACTGCAGGGGCAATGTCATACCCCACACCTACTGTGACCACATGTCTGTGGCCAAGATATCCTGTGGCAATGTGAAGGTCAATGCTGTCTATGGTCTGGTAGTAGCCCTTCTGATTGGGGGCTTTGATATCGTGTGCATCACAATTTCCTACACCATGATTCTTCAAGCAGTTGTGAGTCTATCTTCAGCAGATGCTCGACAGAAAGCCTTCAGCACCTGCACTGCACATATCTGTGCCATCGTCATTACCTATGTCCCAGCCTTCTTCACCTTCTTTACACACCGCTATGGAGGACACACCATTCCTCCGCATGTACACATTATTATGGCTAATCTCTATCTACtcatgcctcccacaatgaaCCCTATTGTTTACGGGGTGAAAACCAAGCAGATACGAGAATGTGTGATTAAGTTATTGCTTAAGGGAAAGGATGCTTCTTCTCATAACATTTAA